One window of Microbacterium sp. Root61 genomic DNA carries:
- a CDS encoding biotin-dependent carboxyltransferase family protein: MSIRVGEPGLLATIQDLGRGGRASLGIARSGALDRAALRTANRLLGNPEDAAGVEVTMGGLRATARRDLWFAVTGAWGAVTLAGRPIDPYTAHRWPTGAELHLDWFAHGARAYLAVRGGIDAPVVAGSRATDLLAGLGPSPLHAGDTLAVRDDAQRPIPASDLAPWGAPADDEVVIELAEGPRADWFAASALPTLYESVWTVSGSADRVGVRLDGPELARVRPGELPSEGMVPGALQVPPSGRPTVLLADGPVTGGYPVIAVVTDAALDAFGQVRPGTRIRFRHRH; encoded by the coding sequence ATGAGCATCCGTGTCGGCGAGCCCGGACTGCTCGCGACGATCCAGGACCTCGGACGAGGCGGACGTGCCTCGCTCGGCATCGCCCGCTCCGGCGCCCTCGACCGCGCCGCGCTGCGCACGGCCAACCGTCTCCTCGGCAACCCGGAGGATGCGGCGGGAGTCGAGGTCACGATGGGCGGCCTCCGCGCGACCGCCCGACGCGATCTGTGGTTCGCGGTCACCGGCGCCTGGGGGGCCGTCACGCTCGCGGGGCGCCCGATCGACCCGTATACCGCACACCGCTGGCCGACAGGCGCGGAGCTGCACCTCGACTGGTTCGCGCACGGCGCGCGGGCCTACCTCGCCGTCCGCGGCGGGATCGACGCCCCGGTGGTCGCGGGGTCGCGGGCGACCGATCTGCTCGCCGGGCTCGGTCCGTCACCGCTGCACGCGGGGGACACCCTCGCCGTCCGCGACGACGCGCAGCGCCCCATCCCGGCCTCCGACCTCGCCCCCTGGGGCGCACCGGCCGACGACGAGGTCGTGATCGAGCTCGCGGAGGGGCCGCGCGCGGACTGGTTCGCGGCATCCGCTCTGCCGACCCTCTACGAGAGCGTGTGGACCGTCAGCGGCAGCGCCGACCGCGTCGGTGTGCGCCTGGACGGACCCGAGCTCGCGCGGGTGCGCCCCGGGGAGCTGCCCAGCGAGGGGATGGTGCCCGGTGCGCTCCAGGTGCCGCCCAGCGGCCGGCCGACCGTGCTGCTGGCCGACGGGCCGGTCACCGGCGGCTATCCCGTCATCGCGGTGGTGACGGATGCCGCGCTGGACGCGTTCGGTCAGGTCCGGCCGGGCACCCGCATCCGCTTCCGGCACCGGCACTGA
- a CDS encoding DNA-directed RNA polymerase subunit beta' — translation MLESTTFDQLRIGLATADDIRRWSYGEVKKPETINYRTLKPEKDGLFGEQIFGPSRDWECACGKYKRVRFKGIVCERCGVEVTKSSVRRERMGHIELAAPVTHIWYFKGVPSRLGYLLDMAPKDLEKVIYFAAYMVISVDEEARHRDLPTQENNIRLELKTLGDRRDSRIAARLLKLEEELAALEEEGAKADQKKKVKDAAEKEMASIRKSFDDQIIRLEKVWEDFRTLSVGDLKGEDEIFHELQDRFGQYFEAYMGAESIKRRLLAFDLAQESIDLHLQISEGKGQRKIRAIKRLKVVNSFLQTGMSPASMVLDVVPVIPPELRPMVQLDGGRFATSDLNDLYRRVINRNNRLRRLIDLGAPEIIVNNEKRMLQEAVDALFDNGRRGRPVTGTGNRALKSLSDMLKGKQGRFRQNLLGKRVDYSGRSVIIVGPQLKLHQCGLPKQMALELFKPFVIKRLIDLGHSQNIKAAKRAVERTRPEVWDVLEEIIRERPVLLNRAPTLHRLGIQAFEPQLVEGKAIQLHPLVCAAFNADFDGDQMAVHLPLSVEAQAEARILMLASNNILKPSDGRPVTLPSQDMIIGLHHLTTVKVGAKGEGRAFGSVGEAILAKDEGTLDLQASVRIRIPGLTFLESEGETPESIAAYERNGLVVTSLGQAIFNDTLPKGYPFVREQADKGKLSQIVNKLAEEYPKVEVAASLDRIKDAGFYWATRSGVTVALSDILTPPNKGEIVAGYEKKAAKAQDQFEKGLTTDAERRQELIKIWTEATDEVQKAMRDNFPEDNTINRMVSSGARGNWLQIRNIAGMRGLVNNPKGEIIPRPIISSYREGLSVAEYFIATHGARKGLADTALRTADSGYLTRRLVDVSQDVIIREEDCGTAKGLELPIAAFGANGELVRDANVENSVFARTLASEVVGANGEVLAAAGDDVGDVLINRLVEAGVENIKVRSVLTCDSAVGVCAQCYGRSLATGKIVDIGEAVGIIAAQSIGEPGTQLTMRTFHTGGSASADDITQGLPRVQELFEARTPKGASPIAESDGRITIDETDRAKKVILTPDNGDEPHVYPVLKRATLLVEDGQHVTVGQPILVGTLDPKEVMRVMGAREVQRYLVNGVQGVYRSQGVPIHDKHIEVIVRQMLRKVTVVDHADTTLLPGELVDFKKYQALNRQAVAEGKRPASGRPELMGITKASLATESWLSAASFQETTRVLTQAAMEGKSDPLVGLKENVIIGKLIPAGTGLAKYRDVIVEATDEAKSERYPNRIFASDGAYSDADLSYVDFDSFSTDDFTPGTYN, via the coding sequence GTGCTCGAATCAACAACTTTCGACCAGCTTCGTATTGGCCTGGCCACCGCTGACGACATCCGTCGTTGGTCCTACGGTGAGGTCAAGAAGCCGGAAACCATCAACTACCGCACGCTCAAGCCCGAGAAGGACGGCCTCTTCGGAGAGCAGATCTTCGGACCGAGCCGTGACTGGGAGTGCGCCTGCGGAAAGTACAAGCGGGTCCGCTTCAAGGGAATCGTCTGCGAGCGCTGCGGCGTGGAGGTCACCAAGTCCTCCGTGCGTCGTGAGCGCATGGGCCACATCGAGCTCGCCGCTCCCGTGACCCACATCTGGTACTTCAAGGGCGTGCCCTCGCGCCTCGGCTACCTGCTGGACATGGCGCCGAAGGACCTCGAGAAGGTCATCTACTTCGCCGCCTACATGGTGATCTCCGTCGATGAGGAGGCGCGTCACCGCGACCTCCCCACGCAGGAGAACAACATCCGGCTCGAACTGAAGACGCTCGGCGACCGTCGCGACTCGCGCATCGCAGCCCGCCTCCTCAAGCTGGAGGAGGAGCTCGCAGCGCTCGAGGAGGAAGGCGCCAAGGCCGACCAGAAGAAGAAGGTCAAGGACGCCGCCGAGAAGGAGATGGCGTCGATCCGCAAGTCGTTCGATGACCAGATCATCCGTCTGGAGAAGGTGTGGGAAGACTTCCGCACCCTGTCCGTCGGTGACCTCAAGGGCGAAGACGAGATCTTCCACGAGCTGCAGGACCGCTTCGGTCAGTACTTCGAGGCCTACATGGGCGCCGAGTCGATCAAGCGTCGCCTGCTGGCGTTCGACCTCGCACAGGAGTCGATCGACCTGCACCTGCAGATCTCCGAGGGCAAGGGTCAGCGCAAGATCCGCGCGATCAAGCGTCTGAAGGTCGTCAACTCGTTCCTGCAGACCGGCATGAGCCCGGCCTCGATGGTGCTGGATGTCGTCCCGGTGATCCCGCCGGAGCTGCGCCCGATGGTGCAGCTGGACGGTGGCCGCTTCGCGACCTCCGACCTGAACGACCTCTACCGTCGCGTGATCAACCGCAACAACCGTCTTCGTCGTCTGATCGACCTCGGTGCTCCCGAGATCATCGTCAACAACGAGAAGCGGATGCTGCAGGAGGCCGTCGACGCGCTGTTCGACAACGGTCGCCGTGGTCGTCCCGTCACCGGTACCGGCAACCGTGCGCTCAAGTCGCTCTCCGACATGCTCAAGGGCAAGCAGGGCCGGTTCCGTCAGAACCTGCTCGGCAAGCGCGTGGACTACTCGGGCCGTTCGGTCATCATCGTCGGACCCCAGCTGAAGCTGCACCAGTGCGGTCTGCCCAAGCAGATGGCGCTCGAGCTGTTCAAGCCGTTCGTGATCAAGCGCCTGATCGACCTCGGTCACTCGCAGAACATCAAGGCCGCCAAGCGCGCCGTGGAGCGTACGCGCCCCGAGGTGTGGGACGTGCTCGAGGAGATCATCCGCGAGCGCCCCGTGCTGCTGAACCGTGCGCCCACGCTGCACCGTCTCGGCATCCAGGCGTTCGAGCCCCAGCTCGTCGAGGGCAAGGCCATCCAGCTGCACCCGCTCGTGTGTGCTGCGTTCAACGCAGACTTCGACGGCGACCAGATGGCTGTCCACCTGCCGCTGTCGGTCGAGGCCCAGGCCGAGGCCCGCATCCTGATGCTCGCCTCGAACAACATCCTGAAGCCGTCCGACGGCCGTCCGGTCACCCTGCCTTCGCAGGACATGATCATCGGCCTGCACCACCTGACCACGGTCAAGGTGGGCGCCAAGGGCGAGGGCCGTGCATTCGGCTCCGTCGGCGAGGCGATCCTGGCCAAGGACGAGGGCACCCTCGATCTGCAGGCATCCGTGCGCATCCGCATCCCGGGACTCACGTTCCTCGAGTCGGAGGGCGAGACCCCGGAGAGCATCGCGGCGTACGAGCGCAACGGCCTCGTGGTCACCTCGCTCGGACAGGCGATCTTCAACGACACGCTCCCCAAGGGCTACCCGTTCGTTCGCGAGCAGGCAGACAAGGGCAAGCTGTCGCAGATCGTCAACAAGCTCGCCGAGGAGTACCCGAAGGTGGAGGTCGCTGCATCGCTCGACCGCATCAAGGACGCCGGCTTCTACTGGGCCACCCGTTCGGGTGTCACGGTGGCGCTGAGCGACATCCTCACGCCCCCGAACAAGGGCGAGATCGTCGCGGGCTACGAGAAGAAGGCCGCCAAGGCGCAGGACCAGTTCGAGAAGGGTCTCACCACCGACGCCGAGCGTCGTCAGGAGCTCATCAAGATCTGGACCGAGGCGACCGACGAGGTCCAGAAGGCCATGCGCGACAACTTCCCGGAGGACAACACCATCAACCGCATGGTGTCCTCGGGCGCTCGTGGTAACTGGCTCCAGATCCGGAACATCGCCGGTATGCGTGGCCTGGTGAACAACCCGAAGGGTGAGATCATCCCTCGCCCGATCATCTCCTCGTACCGCGAGGGGCTGTCGGTCGCGGAGTACTTCATCGCGACGCACGGTGCCCGTAAGGGTCTGGCCGACACGGCCCTCCGTACCGCCGACTCGGGTTACCTCACGCGTCGTCTCGTAGACGTCTCGCAGGATGTCATCATCCGTGAAGAGGACTGCGGCACGGCCAAGGGCCTCGAACTCCCGATCGCGGCATTCGGCGCGAACGGCGAGCTCGTCCGCGACGCGAACGTCGAGAACTCGGTGTTCGCCCGTACGCTCGCATCCGAGGTCGTCGGTGCAAACGGTGAGGTTCTCGCCGCTGCCGGTGACGACGTCGGAGACGTGCTGATCAACCGCCTCGTCGAGGCGGGCGTGGAGAACATCAAGGTCCGCTCCGTGCTGACCTGTGACTCCGCGGTCGGCGTCTGCGCGCAGTGCTACGGCCGTTCGCTGGCCACCGGCAAGATCGTGGACATCGGTGAGGCCGTCGGCATCATCGCGGCCCAGTCGATCGGTGAGCCGGGAACCCAGCTCACGATGCGTACCTTCCACACGGGTGGTTCGGCATCGGCCGATGACATCACGCAGGGTCTGCCGCGTGTCCAGGAGCTGTTCGAGGCGCGTACCCCCAAGGGCGCGTCCCCGATCGCGGAGTCGGACGGTCGCATCACGATCGATGAGACCGACCGGGCCAAGAAGGTCATCCTGACGCCCGACAACGGCGACGAGCCGCACGTCTACCCGGTGCTCAAGCGCGCGACGCTGCTGGTCGAGGACGGCCAGCACGTCACGGTCGGTCAGCCGATCCTGGTGGGCACGCTGGACCCCAAGGAGGTCATGCGTGTCATGGGTGCCCGCGAGGTGCAGCGTTACCTCGTGAACGGCGTTCAGGGCGTGTACCGCTCGCAGGGCGTGCCGATCCACGACAAGCACATCGAGGTCATCGTTCGTCAGATGCTCCGCAAGGTCACCGTCGTCGATCACGCCGACACGACCCTGCTCCCGGGTGAGCTCGTGGACTTCAAGAAGTACCAGGCGCTCAACCGCCAGGCGGTCGCCGAGGGCAAGCGCCCCGCGTCCGGTCGCCCGGAGCTGATGGGTATCACGAAGGCGTCGCTCGCGACCGAGTCGTGGCTGTCGGCCGCCTCCTTCCAGGAGACGACCCGCGTGCTCACGCAGGCTGCGATGGAGGGCAAGAGCGACCCGCTCGTCGGCCTCAAGGAGAACGTCATCATCGGAAAGCTCATCCCCGCGGGGACGGGCCTGGCGAAGTACCGCGACGTCATCGTCGAGGCCACCGACGAGGCGAAGAGCGAGCGGTACCCCAACCGCATCTTCGCGTCCGATGGTGCGTACAGCGACGCCGACCTGAGCTACGTCGATTTCGACAGCTTCTCGACGGACGACTTCACGCCCGGCACGTACAACTGA
- a CDS encoding DUF4062 domain-containing protein: MTGVSHPAIRTPDQRIRVFVSSTLRELADERRAVRAAIERMRLAPVMFELGARPHPPRELYRSYLDQSDVFIGIYADSYGWVAPDEEVSGLEDEYNLAPTEMPKLIYIKASTNREKRLVELIDRIRSDDGAAYLAFDTTAELEERVADDLATLLAERFDESRSEAEQGGILDAASLAARVPVPYTTTIGRERELSEVRELLAGNDRVISLIGPGGIGKSRLAIEAARLTEDLFPDGTYFVALEGVLESGLLLPSIGYSLGIRDNGEAVLEERISRALAGRRVLLVLDNFEQIVDAAPVLVRLYTIAPQATFLVSSRIVLRIRGERVYEVGALPYPDAEAPTTLGRARRSAACTLFADRARAVKPAFELSEDNAGAVAAICRRLEGLPLAIELAAAKVRILTPQGIAARLEQSLPLLTAAVRDLPDRHMTMRATIDWGVSLLPDRQRDLLDDLGVFATRFTLEAVEALGIGRSWEGHGLDGLMALVDASLVKQTEVDGRSVFSLLAIVREYSLERLKERGEARRVRAAHADYYRAMVARLAPGLRGVGQAESVAELGLELPNLRAAIRHLVYTDRLDDAGDFAWSLLVYWWIAGLFGGVRVWMLELLSKEQPITQHTRAVARFLALWGEMWQHPSADVVDGLAECVRLFADSGDEDAAAMALAARATARVQFSGLDDTQAEAELREAAVTLQELGNGWAEALTEVSLGRLAWVRGRTDDAFAHFDRATTVAVAGHDLFTTTIAGNLRARLNITNGDVDSAEQEFLQTLMLSLGLHFDEGVAYGLEGVCAVAASRGDAWRAGALSVAAERIRHRIGVFDVEAFTVHVPHLVTLRAQDPEGVAAGERAGAELNIAEAVAVAVPEADRERAAAMLAHW, from the coding sequence ATGACTGGGGTCTCGCACCCCGCGATCCGCACTCCCGATCAGCGGATCCGGGTGTTCGTCAGTTCCACCTTGCGCGAACTCGCCGACGAGCGACGCGCCGTTCGTGCCGCCATCGAGCGGATGCGGCTGGCGCCGGTGATGTTCGAACTCGGGGCACGACCGCATCCGCCCCGCGAGCTGTATCGGTCCTATCTCGACCAGAGCGACGTGTTCATCGGCATCTACGCCGACAGCTACGGCTGGGTCGCGCCGGACGAGGAGGTCTCCGGGCTCGAGGACGAGTACAACCTGGCGCCGACGGAGATGCCGAAGCTGATCTATATCAAGGCGTCCACGAACCGCGAGAAGCGGCTCGTGGAGCTGATCGACCGCATCCGTTCCGACGACGGCGCCGCCTACCTCGCCTTCGACACGACGGCAGAGCTGGAGGAGCGCGTCGCCGACGATCTCGCCACGCTGCTGGCCGAGCGGTTCGACGAATCGCGGTCGGAGGCGGAGCAGGGCGGCATCCTGGACGCCGCGTCGCTCGCGGCGCGCGTGCCGGTGCCGTACACGACCACCATCGGACGGGAGCGCGAGCTCTCCGAGGTGCGGGAGCTGCTCGCCGGCAACGACCGTGTGATCAGCCTGATCGGCCCCGGCGGCATCGGCAAGAGCCGGCTCGCGATCGAGGCCGCCCGCCTCACCGAGGATCTGTTCCCGGACGGCACCTACTTCGTCGCGCTCGAGGGCGTGCTCGAATCCGGACTGCTGCTCCCCTCGATCGGGTACTCGCTCGGCATCCGGGACAACGGCGAGGCGGTGCTCGAGGAGCGCATCTCGCGAGCGCTCGCGGGTCGCCGCGTGCTGCTGGTCCTGGACAACTTCGAACAGATCGTGGATGCCGCTCCCGTGCTGGTGCGGCTCTACACGATCGCGCCGCAGGCGACCTTCCTGGTGAGCAGTCGCATCGTGCTGCGGATCCGCGGAGAGCGGGTCTACGAGGTCGGCGCGCTCCCCTACCCCGACGCCGAGGCGCCGACGACCCTGGGCCGGGCGCGCCGCTCGGCCGCCTGCACGCTGTTCGCCGATCGCGCGCGAGCGGTGAAACCGGCGTTCGAGCTGTCCGAGGACAACGCCGGGGCGGTCGCCGCCATCTGCCGGCGGCTGGAGGGGCTCCCCCTTGCGATCGAGCTCGCCGCGGCCAAGGTGCGCATCCTCACGCCGCAGGGCATCGCGGCTCGCCTCGAGCAGAGCCTGCCGCTGCTGACGGCCGCGGTGCGCGACCTGCCCGACCGGCACATGACCATGCGCGCCACCATCGACTGGGGCGTGAGCCTGCTCCCCGACCGGCAGCGCGACCTGCTCGACGACCTCGGCGTCTTCGCGACGCGGTTCACGCTCGAAGCCGTCGAGGCGTTGGGTATCGGGCGCTCCTGGGAGGGGCACGGCCTGGACGGTCTCATGGCGCTGGTCGATGCATCCCTCGTGAAGCAGACCGAGGTCGACGGGCGCTCGGTGTTCTCGCTCCTCGCGATCGTGCGCGAGTACTCGCTGGAGCGACTCAAGGAGCGCGGCGAGGCGAGGCGCGTCCGGGCGGCCCACGCCGACTACTACCGCGCGATGGTGGCCCGCCTGGCGCCCGGACTGCGCGGCGTCGGGCAGGCGGAGTCGGTGGCCGAGCTGGGACTCGAGCTGCCGAACCTGCGCGCCGCCATCCGACACCTCGTCTACACGGACCGGCTCGACGACGCCGGGGACTTCGCATGGAGCCTGCTGGTCTACTGGTGGATCGCGGGACTGTTCGGCGGAGTGCGGGTGTGGATGCTGGAGCTCTTGAGCAAGGAGCAGCCGATCACGCAGCACACCCGCGCGGTCGCCCGATTCCTGGCGCTGTGGGGTGAGATGTGGCAGCACCCCTCCGCCGACGTGGTCGACGGCCTCGCGGAATGTGTGCGACTTTTCGCCGACAGCGGCGACGAGGATGCCGCGGCGATGGCGCTCGCCGCGCGCGCGACCGCGCGCGTGCAGTTCTCCGGTCTGGACGACACGCAGGCCGAGGCGGAGCTGCGAGAGGCAGCGGTCACGCTGCAGGAGCTCGGCAACGGCTGGGCAGAGGCGCTGACCGAGGTCTCGCTGGGTCGTCTGGCGTGGGTGCGTGGACGCACCGACGACGCGTTCGCCCACTTCGACCGCGCGACCACGGTGGCCGTCGCCGGTCATGACCTGTTCACCACGACGATCGCAGGCAATCTTCGCGCGCGCCTGAACATCACGAACGGCGACGTCGACAGCGCCGAGCAGGAGTTCCTGCAGACCCTGATGCTGTCGCTCGGTCTTCACTTCGACGAAGGCGTCGCCTACGGACTCGAGGGAGTCTGCGCGGTGGCGGCCAGCCGCGGAGACGCGTGGCGCGCGGGGGCCCTGTCCGTCGCGGCCGAGAGGATCCGGCACCGCATCGGAGTCTTCGACGTGGAGGCCTTCACGGTGCACGTGCCGCACCTGGTCACGCTGCGCGCGCAGGACCCCGAGGGCGTCGCCGCGGGCGAGCGGGCCGGCGCCGAGCTGAACATCGCCGAGGCGGTCGCCGTCGCCGTGCCCGAGGCAGACCGCGAGCGCGCGGCGGCGATGCTCGCGCACTGGTGA
- the rpoB gene encoding DNA-directed RNA polymerase subunit beta, with protein MAAARNASNPTLKNGRGASRLSFAKISDTLEVPDLLALQTESFDWLVGNDAWKTRVAEAKKIGRTDVPEISGLEEIFEEISPIEDLSETMQLSFTNPYLEPEKYSIEECKERGKTYAAPLYVEAEFMNHQTGEIKTQTVFMGDFPLQTLKGTFIINGTERVVVSQLVRSPGVYFDKTPDKTSDKDIVSARVIPSRGAWLEFEIDKRDQVGVRIDRKRKQSVTVFLKALGLTTEDIMTEFAGYESIEETLSKDTILTKEDALRDIYRKLRPGEQVAAEAARALLDNFYFNSKRYDLAKVGRYKINQKLGLDAPLSESVLTVADIVATIKYMVRLHRGDTTFNGLRAGKPAEIRLDIDDIDNFGNRRIRAVGELIQNQVRTGLSRMERVVRERMTTQDIEAITPQTLINVRPVVAAIKEFFGTSQLSQFMDQNNPLAGLTHKRRLSALGPGGLSRERAGVEVRDVHPSHYGRMCPIETPEGPNIGLIGSLASFARINAFGFIETPYRKVVDGRVTEQIDYLTASEENDYIVAQAGVELKADGHFVQDRVLARKGSDGEVDLFHTDEIGYMDVSPRQMVSVATSLIPFLEHDDANRALMGANMQRQAVPLLRSESPVVGTGMEGYAAVDAGDVVTAERAGVVMEVSADVVTVQLDEGGTQDYFLRKFDRSNQGTSYNQRVVVSAGERVEVGEVIADGPATENGELALGKNLLVAFMTWEGHNFEDAIILSQNLVKDDTLSSIHIEEYEVDARDTKLGKEEITRDLPNVSPDLLKDLDERGIIRIGAEVRPGDILVGKVTPKGETELSAEERLLRAIFNEKSREVRDTSLKVPHGEQGTIIAVKEFNAEDGDDELGSGVNRRVVVYIAQKRKITEGDKLAGRHGNKGVIAKILPIEDMPFMADGTPVDVILNPLGIPGRMNFGQVLELHLGWIAKQGWNVEGIPEWAANLPKEAFSAPAGTKVATPVFDGAFEQEIAGLLDSTILTRDGERLIDSTGKALLFDGRSGEPFPAPVSVGYMYILKLHHLVDDKIHARSTGPYSMITQQPLGGKAQFGGQRFGEMEVWALEAYGAAYALQELLTIKSDDILGRVKVYEAIVKGENIQEPGIPESFKVLMKEMQSLCLNVEVLSADGTPVNLRDTDDDAFRAAEELGINISSRFESSSIDEI; from the coding sequence TTGGCTGCTGCGCGCAATGCGTCCAACCCCACCCTCAAGAACGGCCGCGGAGCTTCCCGCCTCTCGTTCGCCAAAATCTCCGACACGTTGGAGGTCCCTGACCTCCTCGCGTTGCAGACCGAATCCTTCGACTGGCTCGTCGGCAATGACGCGTGGAAGACACGCGTCGCCGAGGCCAAGAAGATCGGTCGCACCGACGTGCCCGAGATCAGTGGCCTCGAGGAGATCTTCGAGGAGATCTCCCCCATCGAGGACCTGAGCGAAACGATGCAGCTCTCGTTCACCAACCCCTACCTCGAGCCCGAGAAGTACTCCATCGAGGAGTGCAAGGAGCGCGGCAAGACCTACGCCGCCCCGCTCTACGTCGAGGCCGAGTTCATGAACCACCAGACCGGTGAGATCAAGACTCAGACCGTCTTCATGGGCGACTTCCCGCTGCAGACGCTCAAGGGCACGTTCATCATCAACGGCACCGAGCGTGTCGTGGTGTCGCAGCTTGTGCGCTCCCCGGGTGTCTACTTCGACAAGACGCCGGACAAGACCTCCGACAAGGACATCGTCTCGGCGCGCGTCATCCCCAGCCGCGGTGCATGGCTCGAGTTCGAGATCGACAAGCGCGACCAGGTCGGCGTGCGCATCGACCGCAAGCGCAAGCAGTCCGTCACGGTGTTCCTGAAGGCCCTCGGTCTGACGACCGAGGACATCATGACGGAGTTCGCCGGCTACGAGTCGATCGAGGAGACGCTGTCCAAGGACACGATCCTCACCAAGGAAGATGCGCTTCGCGACATCTACCGCAAGCTCCGTCCGGGCGAGCAGGTGGCCGCCGAGGCTGCCCGCGCACTGCTGGACAACTTCTACTTCAACTCGAAGCGCTACGACCTGGCGAAGGTCGGTCGCTACAAGATCAACCAGAAGCTCGGCCTCGACGCTCCGCTGTCCGAGTCGGTCCTGACCGTCGCCGACATCGTCGCGACGATCAAGTACATGGTTCGTCTGCACCGCGGTGACACGACGTTCAACGGTCTCCGCGCGGGCAAGCCCGCCGAGATCCGCCTGGACATCGACGACATCGACAACTTCGGCAACCGTCGCATCCGCGCGGTGGGCGAGCTCATCCAGAACCAGGTCCGCACCGGTCTGTCGCGCATGGAGCGTGTCGTCCGCGAGCGCATGACCACGCAGGACATCGAGGCGATCACGCCGCAGACCCTGATCAACGTGCGCCCCGTCGTCGCCGCGATCAAGGAGTTCTTCGGAACGTCCCAGCTGTCGCAGTTCATGGACCAGAACAACCCGCTCGCGGGTCTGACCCACAAGCGCCGCCTCTCCGCGCTCGGACCCGGTGGTCTGTCGCGTGAGCGTGCCGGTGTCGAGGTCCGTGACGTCCACCCGTCGCACTACGGCCGCATGTGCCCGATCGAGACCCCGGAAGGCCCGAACATCGGCCTGATCGGTTCGCTCGCATCGTTCGCGCGCATCAACGCGTTCGGCTTCATCGAGACGCCGTACCGCAAGGTCGTCGACGGCCGGGTCACCGAGCAGATCGACTACCTGACCGCGTCCGAGGAGAACGACTACATCGTCGCTCAGGCCGGTGTCGAGCTGAAGGCCGATGGGCACTTCGTCCAGGACCGCGTGCTGGCCCGCAAGGGTAGCGACGGTGAGGTCGACCTCTTCCACACGGACGAGATCGGCTACATGGACGTCTCGCCGCGCCAGATGGTGTCGGTCGCGACCTCGCTCATCCCGTTCCTCGAGCACGATGACGCGAACCGCGCCCTCATGGGTGCGAACATGCAGCGCCAGGCAGTTCCGCTGCTGCGCTCGGAGTCGCCCGTCGTCGGTACCGGTATGGAGGGCTACGCAGCCGTCGACGCCGGTGACGTGGTCACCGCTGAGCGTGCCGGTGTCGTCATGGAGGTCTCGGCTGACGTCGTGACCGTCCAGCTCGACGAGGGTGGCACCCAGGACTACTTCCTGCGCAAGTTCGACCGTTCCAACCAGGGCACCAGCTACAACCAGCGTGTCGTGGTCTCGGCCGGCGAGCGCGTCGAGGTCGGCGAGGTCATCGCCGACGGACCCGCGACGGAGAACGGCGAGCTCGCGCTCGGCAAGAACCTCCTCGTGGCGTTCATGACGTGGGAGGGTCACAACTTCGAGGACGCGATCATCCTCAGCCAGAACCTCGTGAAGGACGACACCCTCTCCTCGATCCACATCGAGGAGTACGAGGTCGACGCCCGCGACACGAAGCTCGGCAAGGAGGAGATCACCCGTGATCTCCCGAACGTGAGCCCCGACCTGCTGAAGGACCTGGACGAGCGCGGCATCATCCGCATCGGCGCCGAGGTCCGCCCCGGCGACATCCTCGTCGGCAAGGTCACGCCCAAGGGCGAGACCGAGCTGTCGGCGGAAGAGCGTCTGCTGCGCGCGATCTTCAACGAGAAGAGCCGCGAAGTCCGCGACACGTCGCTGAAGGTGCCCCACGGTGAGCAGGGCACGATCATCGCGGTCAAGGAGTTCAACGCCGAGGACGGCGACGACGAGCTCGGCTCGGGCGTCAACCGCCGCGTCGTGGTCTACATCGCCCAGAAGCGCAAGATCACCGAGGGCGACAAGCTCGCCGGTCGTCACGGCAACAAGGGTGTCATCGCCAAGATCCTCCCGATCGAGGACATGCCCTTCATGGCGGACGGCACCCCGGTCGACGTGATCCTGAACCCGCTCGGTATCCCGGGTCGAATGAACTTCGGCCAGGTGCTGGAGCTTCACCTCGGCTGGATCGCCAAGCAGGGCTGGAACGTCGAGGGCATCCCCGAGTGGGCTGCGAACCTGCCGAAGGAAGCCTTCTCGGCTCCCGCAGGCACCAAGGTCGCGACCCCGGTGTTCGACGGCGCCTTCGAGCAGGAGATCGCGGGTCTGCTGGACTCCACGATCCTCACGCGTGACGGCGAGCGTCTGATCGACTCCACCGGTAAGGCGTTGCTGTTCGACGGCCGCTCCGGTGAGCCGTTCCCCGCTCCCGTCTCGGTCGGCTACATGTACATCCTGAAGCTGCACCACCTCGTGGACGACAAGATCCACGCGCGTTCGACGGGCCCGTACTCGATGATCACGCAGCAGCCGCTGGGTGGTAAGGCGCAGTTCGGTGGACAGCGCTTCGGTGAGATGGAGGTGTGGGCCCTCGAGGCCTACGGTGCCGCCTACGCACTGCAGGAGCTCCTCACGATCAAGTCCGACGACATCCTCGGCCGCGTCAAGGTCTACGAGGCGATCGTCAAGGGCGAGAACATCCAGGAGCCCGGCATCCCCGAGTCCTTCAAGGTGCTCATGAAGGAGATGCAGTCGCTCTGCCTGAACGTCGAGGTCCTCTCGGCCGACGGCACGCCTGTCAACCTGCGTGACACCGACGATGACGCCTTCCGTGCAGCGGAAGAGCTCGGCATCAACATCTCCAGCCGTTTCGAGTCCTCGTCGATCGACGAGATCTGA